The genomic DNA CACTACTCCTAGCTCTTCCTGTATATATCGTCGTTTTATATAAAAGTAAAAAAGTGTAAAGGCTACCCATTTCGTTTATTTTGGTGGTTTTTACATTTTTTTGTTATATTACCCCTATTTTAAACATCATTCCATACTAAACACCCAGCTAGTCATTTAAAATGAGAAAATCCCCTAGAAAAAATTCCACTCTCTGTCCAGTCACTAACTACCGAACTTACATAGATTATAAGTGTGAAGGGGGTGATGAGGATTATGTTTGGATCATTTGGATGCTGTGATAACTTTAGAGACTGTCATCATCGTGAAAGAGAGTGCGACCATCGTGACCATCGCGAGAAAGAGAGAGAGGTAAAACCACAACAACCAGCTGTATGTAACGTACTTGCTAGCATTTCAGTTGGAACAGAGCTTTCTCTTTTAAGCATTAAAGGTATCGGATCTTTCAACGATGTAATTTTTGAAGGTTTCGCTAACGGTGTTGCTCTTTTCTCCGCTTTAGCTCGTAACAATAATGATAAAGATAATA from Bacillus cereus G9842 includes the following:
- a CDS encoding DUF3915 domain-containing protein — encoded protein: MFGSFGCCDNFRDCHHRERECDHRDHREKEREVKPQQPAVCNVLASISVGTELSLLSIKGIGSFNDVIFEGFANGVALFSALARNNNDKDNKDDNKDDKNRQRNTFNGILRVCPTDIVAIAI